From Halorubrum salinarum, the proteins below share one genomic window:
- a CDS encoding OsmC family protein, whose translation MSDANATQRMVVRGESDGESAFVARARDHELVMDDPESMGGDDAGAMPIEYLLAAWSGCLDATVRAVAPDFDLDVEGVAVEVAGEFDPRKHLGHAEEPRAGYQGVEASVDVDFAGEVADDTLAEFTAAVEERCPVSDNLANETATDVTLRRD comes from the coding sequence ATGAGTGACGCCAACGCGACGCAGCGGATGGTAGTGCGCGGCGAGAGCGACGGCGAATCCGCGTTCGTCGCCCGGGCCCGCGACCACGAACTGGTGATGGACGACCCCGAGTCGATGGGCGGCGACGACGCCGGCGCGATGCCGATCGAGTACCTGCTCGCCGCTTGGAGCGGGTGCCTCGACGCGACGGTCCGCGCCGTGGCGCCGGACTTCGACCTCGACGTGGAGGGCGTGGCGGTCGAGGTCGCCGGCGAGTTCGACCCGCGCAAACACCTCGGTCACGCCGAGGAGCCCCGAGCGGGCTACCAAGGCGTCGAGGCGAGCGTCGACGTGGACTTCGCCGGCGAGGTGGCCGACGACACGCTCGCCGAGTTCACCGCCGCGGTCGAAGAGCGGTGCCCCGTGAGCGACAACCTCGCGAACGAGACCGCGACCGATGTGACGCTCCGGCGGGACTAG
- the cca gene encoding CCA tRNA nucleotidyltransferase: MDELEAVLSRVRERVLPEPAERERLRETAATLTDRTREAIDDLPVDADVVQVGSTARGTWVAGDRDIDLFVRFDADLDRAELEEYGLEVGHAVLPDGHEEYAEHPYVKGSYEGFDVDLVPCHDVETAGDLVSAVDRTPFHDAYLSARLDDDLAADVVLAKAFLKGIGAYGSDLRTEGFSGYLTELLVLELGGFVPLVESARSWHPPVEFDPEGHAERTFEDPLVVVDPTDPTRNVAAVLSATNLARFQHYARELLAAPSENLFEPDEPEPLDPSEVRAHLNRRGTTPVAVVFDAPDVVDDQLWPQLRRSLDGIVGGLNDRGFDVLRARAMTDAARATEDVGRHGAERTVGRGGSDGATRAALYAELEVTERPAVERHDGPPVAVRKHAASFYESYVDDVDPDTYGPFIDGDRYVVEREREFATVREYLESDAASDVALGAQVEPAFDDRDVLVGEAVATLSPAFGRPLREFYEPRP, from the coding sequence ATGGACGAGTTGGAGGCGGTGCTGTCGCGGGTCCGCGAGCGGGTCCTCCCGGAGCCGGCGGAACGCGAGCGCCTGCGGGAGACGGCGGCGACGCTGACCGACCGGACCCGCGAGGCCATCGACGACCTCCCGGTCGACGCCGACGTGGTCCAGGTCGGGTCGACCGCGCGCGGCACGTGGGTCGCCGGCGACCGCGACATCGACCTGTTCGTCCGGTTCGACGCGGACCTCGACCGCGCCGAACTGGAGGAGTACGGCCTCGAAGTCGGCCACGCGGTCCTCCCCGACGGCCACGAGGAGTACGCCGAACACCCGTACGTGAAGGGGAGCTACGAGGGGTTCGACGTCGACCTCGTCCCCTGCCACGACGTGGAGACCGCCGGGGATCTGGTCTCCGCGGTCGACCGGACGCCGTTCCACGACGCGTACCTCTCCGCGCGGCTCGACGACGACCTCGCCGCGGACGTGGTGCTGGCGAAGGCGTTCCTGAAGGGGATCGGCGCGTACGGGAGCGACCTCCGCACCGAGGGGTTCTCGGGGTACCTCACGGAGCTGCTCGTGTTGGAGCTGGGCGGGTTCGTGCCGCTGGTCGAGTCGGCGCGGAGCTGGCACCCGCCGGTGGAGTTCGACCCCGAGGGGCACGCCGAGCGGACGTTCGAGGACCCGCTGGTCGTCGTCGACCCGACGGACCCGACGCGGAACGTCGCCGCGGTGCTGTCGGCGACGAACCTCGCGCGGTTCCAGCACTACGCCCGCGAGCTGCTCGCGGCCCCGAGCGAGAACCTCTTCGAGCCGGACGAGCCGGAGCCGCTGGACCCGAGCGAGGTGCGCGCGCACCTCAACCGGCGGGGGACGACGCCGGTCGCGGTCGTCTTCGACGCGCCCGACGTGGTCGACGACCAGCTGTGGCCCCAGCTCCGGCGGTCGCTGGACGGGATCGTCGGCGGGCTGAACGACCGCGGCTTCGACGTGCTCCGAGCGCGGGCGATGACGGACGCCGCGAGGGCGACGGAGGACGTTGGGCGGCACGGCGCGGAGAGGACGGTCGGACGCGGCGGCTCCGACGGGGCGACGCGGGCCGCGCTGTACGCCGAACTGGAGGTGACCGAGCGGCCGGCCGTCGAGCGCCACGACGGGCCGCCGGTCGCGGTCCGGAAGCACGCCGCGAGCTTCTACGAGTCGTACGTCGACGACGTCGACCCGGACACCTACGGCCCGTTCATCGACGGGGACCGGTACGTCGTCGAGCGGGAGCGGGAGTTCGCCACCGTCCGGGAGTACCTGGAGAGCGACGCCGCGAGCGACGTGGCGCTCGGCGCGCAGGTGGAGCCGGCGTTCGACGACCGCGACGTGCTGGTCGGCGAGGCGGTCGCGACGCTCTCGCCCGCGTTCGGGCGGCCGCTCCGGGAGTTCTACGAGCCGCGGCCGTGA
- a CDS encoding ATP-binding protein: protein MYVLGRDGPDPDGDDASDPGRDLGDASDSDSDHGDAIDRDGDRPPHTARIGSFLARDGSAGAPVGVDLDRPHAGVVFGKRGTGKSYTLGVLAEGLAAADGVAPVVVDPMGVFGGLEAVGGRVVDPAVRPGSIPPSTWPDLLGLDPESGPGSLVWRVVADAVDGGDSPSLAALREAVAAADAPAETRRAAANHLRLADSWGVFDADAPPVASLAADGDPAVLDLAGVPDAAAAAAVRAVARGLYDARIDGRLRRLPWLLVDEAHAFFDGVAEPALRTLLTRGRAPGVSVVCATQRPAALPSVAVSQSDLLVSHRLTAARDVDRLAEAEATYLAGDLAARLPEGVGEALVVDDATETAHTVRIRERRTPHGGASPRASRPSDAE, encoded by the coding sequence GTGTACGTACTCGGCCGCGACGGACCGGACCCCGACGGCGACGACGCGAGCGACCCCGGCCGCGACCTCGGCGACGCGAGCGACAGCGACTCCGACCACGGCGACGCGATCGATCGTGACGGCGACCGCCCGCCCCACACCGCCCGAATCGGATCCTTCCTCGCTCGCGACGGGAGCGCGGGCGCGCCCGTCGGCGTCGACCTCGACCGCCCGCACGCGGGCGTCGTCTTCGGGAAGCGCGGGACCGGGAAGTCGTACACGCTCGGCGTCCTCGCGGAGGGGCTCGCCGCCGCCGACGGCGTCGCGCCGGTCGTCGTCGACCCGATGGGCGTCTTCGGGGGCCTCGAAGCGGTCGGGGGACGGGTCGTCGACCCCGCGGTCCGTCCCGGCTCGATACCGCCGTCGACGTGGCCGGACCTGCTGGGACTCGACCCAGAGAGCGGGCCGGGAAGCCTCGTCTGGCGCGTCGTCGCGGACGCGGTCGACGGCGGCGACTCGCCCTCGCTCGCGGCGCTCCGGGAGGCGGTCGCCGCCGCGGACGCGCCGGCGGAGACGCGCCGCGCCGCAGCGAACCACCTCCGGCTGGCGGACTCGTGGGGCGTCTTCGACGCCGACGCGCCGCCGGTCGCGTCGCTCGCGGCCGACGGCGACCCCGCCGTCCTCGACCTCGCCGGCGTGCCCGACGCCGCCGCGGCGGCCGCCGTCCGCGCGGTCGCTCGCGGCCTCTACGACGCGCGGATCGACGGACGCCTCCGGCGGCTGCCGTGGCTGCTCGTCGACGAGGCGCACGCGTTCTTCGACGGGGTCGCCGAGCCCGCGCTCCGGACGCTCCTCACGCGGGGCCGCGCGCCCGGCGTCTCGGTGGTCTGTGCGACCCAGCGGCCGGCCGCGCTGCCGAGCGTCGCCGTCTCCCAGTCCGACCTCCTCGTCTCTCATCGGCTCACGGCCGCCCGCGACGTCGACCGGCTCGCCGAGGCGGAGGCGACGTACCTCGCCGGCGACCTCGCCGCCCGGCTCCCCGAGGGCGTCGGCGAGGCGCTCGTCGTCGACGACGCGACCGAGACGGCCCACACGGTCCGGATCCGGGAGCGGCGAACGCCGCACGGGGGAGCGAGCCCCCGCGCCAGCCGGCCGTCGGACGCCGAGTAG
- the ygfZ gene encoding CAF17-like 4Fe-4S cluster assembly/insertion protein YgfZ has translation MTLVSGTHDAHGAVYRDRGGREVVDHYGKPVRVGKAVRNVAGVIEMGYGVLAVRGDDRVEFVDNAVSNRVPTADGEGTYALLLDPQGGIETDMYVYNADERLLVFLPPERAESVAADWAENVFIQDVEIEDVSDEFGVFGVHGPKSTEKVASVLGGPGAPEDPLSFVRGSMVDAGVTVIATDAPLGEEGYEIVCAAADAGEVFDTLINRGLNAAPFGYRTWDALATEAGTPLFEHELAGTVPNVLGLRNALDFEKGCYVGQEVVSRVENQGRPSRRLVGLELDGAAEAVAGIDANADPAGIDAALPDSGAAVFDGDEAIGEVTRAAVGPATEVPIALALVAFDAGLGPVTVRVDGEEVSAAAVDLPFVDGSAASARLPTYPELRA, from the coding sequence ATGACGCTCGTCTCCGGCACCCACGACGCGCACGGCGCCGTGTACCGCGACCGCGGCGGCCGCGAGGTCGTCGACCACTACGGGAAGCCCGTCCGCGTCGGCAAGGCGGTCCGCAACGTCGCCGGCGTGATCGAGATGGGGTACGGCGTCCTCGCCGTCAGGGGCGACGACCGCGTCGAGTTCGTGGACAACGCCGTCTCGAACCGCGTCCCGACCGCGGACGGCGAGGGGACCTACGCCCTGCTGCTCGACCCGCAGGGCGGGATCGAGACGGACATGTACGTGTACAACGCCGACGAGCGACTGCTCGTCTTCCTCCCCCCGGAGCGGGCCGAGTCGGTCGCCGCCGACTGGGCGGAGAACGTGTTCATCCAGGACGTCGAGATCGAGGACGTCTCCGACGAGTTCGGCGTGTTCGGCGTCCACGGCCCCAAGTCGACGGAGAAGGTGGCGTCCGTCCTCGGCGGGCCGGGCGCGCCCGAGGACCCCCTCTCCTTCGTCCGCGGGTCGATGGTCGACGCCGGCGTCACGGTGATCGCGACGGACGCCCCGCTCGGCGAGGAGGGGTACGAGATCGTCTGCGCCGCCGCCGACGCGGGCGAGGTGTTCGACACCCTGATCAACCGCGGGCTCAACGCCGCGCCGTTCGGCTACCGGACGTGGGACGCGCTCGCGACCGAGGCCGGGACGCCCCTCTTCGAGCACGAGCTGGCGGGCACCGTCCCGAACGTGCTCGGCCTCCGGAACGCGCTCGACTTCGAGAAGGGGTGTTACGTCGGCCAGGAGGTCGTCTCGCGCGTGGAGAACCAGGGGCGACCGAGCCGCCGGCTGGTCGGCCTCGAACTCGACGGCGCCGCCGAAGCGGTCGCCGGTATCGACGCGAACGCCGACCCCGCCGGGATCGACGCCGCGCTCCCCGACTCCGGCGCGGCCGTCTTCGACGGCGACGAGGCGATAGGCGAGGTGACCCGGGCCGCGGTCGGCCCCGCGACCGAGGTTCCGATCGCCCTCGCGCTCGTCGCGTTCGACGCCGGCCTCGGCCCGGTCACCGTCCGCGTCGACGGCGAGGAGGTCTCGGCCGCCGCGGTCGACCTCCCGTTCGTCGACGGGAGCGCGGCGTCCGCGAGGCTGCCGACGTACCCCGAACTACGCGCCTGA
- a CDS encoding fluoride efflux transporter FluC: protein MERTPYGFLLVAAGGFLGAVARHAVDVGASEAAAAAAAASGVAVAGGAPTGAGTLAANVAGSFALGLLLTRASSDRIRLFVGTGALSSFTTYSTFVGDAVALGTPAGAWYVAASYATGFAAAALGLAVGGLDCR, encoded by the coding sequence ATGGAACGGACGCCGTACGGGTTCCTGCTCGTCGCGGCCGGCGGCTTCCTCGGCGCGGTCGCCAGGCACGCGGTCGACGTCGGCGCGAGCGAGGCCGCCGCTGCGGCTGCCGCCGCGAGCGGCGTCGCGGTCGCCGGAGGCGCGCCGACCGGCGCGGGGACGCTGGCCGCGAACGTCGCCGGGTCGTTCGCGCTCGGCCTCCTGTTGACCCGCGCGTCGAGCGACCGAATCCGGCTGTTCGTCGGGACCGGCGCGCTCTCGTCGTTCACGACGTACAGCACGTTCGTCGGCGACGCGGTCGCGCTGGGGACACCGGCCGGCGCGTGGTACGTCGCCGCCAGCTACGCAACCGGCTTCGCCGCGGCCGCGCTCGGGCTCGCCGTCGGGGGGCTGGACTGCCGATGA
- a CDS encoding fluoride efflux transporter FluC, with protein MTVAPLPATALVGVGGALGAVARHAVGLRVEGRLSVLLVNALGSFALGAVSAAPIGSAVALLLGVGFCGAFTTFSSFAVGTVRTASETGIRAAAGGAASTLAAALAAFLLGSLLVGRLF; from the coding sequence ATGACCGTCGCGCCGCTCCCCGCGACAGCGCTCGTCGGCGTCGGCGGCGCGCTCGGCGCGGTCGCCAGGCACGCCGTCGGGCTCCGCGTCGAGGGGCGTCTGTCGGTGCTCCTCGTCAACGCCCTCGGGAGCTTCGCGCTCGGGGCCGTCTCGGCCGCACCGATCGGGTCGGCGGTGGCGCTGCTCCTCGGCGTCGGCTTCTGCGGCGCGTTCACCACGTTCTCCTCGTTCGCCGTCGGGACGGTCCGGACCGCGAGCGAAACGGGCATCCGCGCCGCCGCGGGCGGCGCGGCCTCGACGCTCGCCGCCGCGCTGGCCGCGTTCCTCCTCGGCTCGCTCCTCGTCGGACGCCTCTTCTGA
- a CDS encoding DUF6432 family protein: MAAKPEYRDRPDVEVALLDALVDRGDEGMTVLELRAAVDADIDAVEEALSALKEDSLITVESDEHVRVYAHEKVVPDPEAPDDDPSAGLVDAIRDRLGL, encoded by the coding sequence ATGGCCGCAAAGCCGGAATACCGCGACCGGCCGGACGTCGAGGTCGCGCTGCTCGACGCGCTCGTCGACCGCGGCGACGAGGGGATGACCGTCCTCGAACTTCGCGCGGCCGTCGACGCCGACATCGACGCCGTCGAGGAGGCCCTCTCGGCGCTGAAGGAGGACTCGCTCATCACCGTGGAGTCGGACGAGCACGTCCGGGTGTACGCCCACGAGAAGGTCGTTCCGGACCCCGAGGCGCCGGACGACGACCCGTCGGCGGGGCTCGTCGACGCGATCCGCGACCGCCTCGGACTGTAG
- a CDS encoding UPF0146 family protein, translating to MGSPPPSERALVAALDPYERLIEVGVGRRPDVALALADRGRAVVAVDVNLSESAREAAATKARSGDGSLRVAAADVTALAADDGRAIRDAVGPEWVGDGVDAVYARNLPAEIQRPTVALAERLDAACLFTTLGFEEPVVDVRRRSREAGTVVYVAR from the coding sequence GTGGGGTCACCGCCGCCGTCCGAACGGGCGCTCGTCGCCGCACTCGACCCGTACGAGCGGCTGATCGAAGTCGGCGTCGGGCGGCGGCCGGACGTCGCCCTCGCGCTCGCGGACCGCGGCCGAGCGGTCGTCGCCGTCGACGTTAATCTGAGCGAGTCGGCGCGGGAGGCGGCGGCGACGAAGGCGCGGTCGGGAGACGGGTCGCTCCGCGTCGCCGCCGCGGACGTGACGGCGCTGGCGGCCGACGACGGGCGAGCGATCCGCGACGCGGTCGGCCCCGAGTGGGTCGGCGACGGGGTCGACGCCGTGTACGCGCGGAACCTGCCCGCCGAGATCCAGCGCCCGACCGTCGCGCTGGCCGAGCGGCTCGACGCCGCCTGCCTGTTCACCACGCTCGGGTTCGAGGAGCCGGTCGTCGACGTCCGGCGGCGGTCGCGGGAGGCGGGGACCGTCGTGTACGTCGCCCGGTGA
- a CDS encoding group I intron-associated PD-(D/E)XK endonuclease, producing the protein MSRLAQYDRLEEPQKRGQATEAIVIAELVARDVSVLTPAFDNEPYDLVAEVGGDFHRIQVKTAYDSKRDGAVEFRTRSVRTKSDGYERSGYEGEIDYFAALNVRKEQIYLIAIEEAGSTTTAIRYEPAANDNRANVNWHAEYRLETVLDDLRSG; encoded by the coding sequence ATGTCGCGTCTCGCGCAGTACGACCGACTCGAGGAACCACAGAAGCGCGGACAGGCGACGGAAGCGATCGTCATCGCGGAACTGGTCGCTCGGGACGTCTCCGTGCTCACGCCGGCGTTCGACAACGAGCCGTACGACCTCGTGGCCGAGGTCGGCGGCGACTTCCACCGGATCCAAGTCAAAACCGCGTACGACAGTAAACGCGACGGTGCGGTGGAGTTCAGAACCAGAAGCGTCCGCACGAAAAGCGACGGATACGAGCGATCGGGATACGAGGGGGAGATCGACTACTTCGCCGCCCTGAACGTCAGGAAAGAGCAGATCTACCTGATCGCGATCGAGGAGGCCGGATCGACGACGACCGCGATCCGGTACGAACCCGCCGCCAACGACAACCGCGCGAACGTCAACTGGCACGCGGAGTATCGGCTTGAGACGGTTCTCGACGACCTCCGGTCGGGGTAA
- a CDS encoding inorganic phosphate transporter: MVVVTAATLVVAAAASLFMAWSIGAGSSGSTPFAPAVGANAISVMRAGLIVGVLGLLGATLQGANVTEAVGTELIGGVTLTAAAAIVALVTAAALVAVGVFAGYPIATAFTVTGAVVGVGLAMGGDPAWPKYAEIATLWVLTPFVGGGVAFGVARMLIGESLPERPLTAALAGLVGALLANVGFALLGPAGEQASVASVLGTELGIGGAGPPAVTLGIAALVAVAVYADLGRDREGAQRRFLLAMGGLVAFSAGGSQVGLAIGPLVPIFSEVGVPLWALLVGGGAGLLAGSWTGAPRMIKALAQDYASMGPRRSISALIPSFAIAQTAVAFGIPVSFNEIIVSAIVGAGYAAGDAGVSRKKMGYTVLAWIGSLVGAFTLGFSLYTAVDFVV; this comes from the coding sequence ATGGTCGTCGTCACCGCCGCGACGCTCGTCGTCGCCGCCGCGGCCAGCCTCTTCATGGCGTGGTCGATCGGCGCGGGCTCGTCGGGGTCGACCCCGTTTGCCCCCGCGGTCGGCGCGAACGCCATCTCCGTGATGCGGGCCGGCCTGATCGTCGGCGTCCTCGGGCTGCTCGGTGCGACGCTTCAGGGGGCGAACGTGACGGAGGCGGTCGGGACCGAGCTGATCGGCGGCGTGACGCTCACGGCCGCGGCGGCCATCGTCGCGCTCGTCACGGCCGCCGCGCTCGTCGCCGTCGGCGTGTTCGCGGGCTACCCGATCGCGACGGCGTTCACCGTCACCGGGGCGGTCGTCGGCGTCGGCCTCGCGATGGGGGGCGACCCGGCGTGGCCGAAGTACGCCGAGATCGCGACGCTGTGGGTGCTCACCCCGTTCGTCGGCGGCGGCGTCGCCTTCGGCGTCGCCCGCATGCTGATCGGCGAGTCGCTGCCCGAGCGCCCGCTGACCGCGGCGCTCGCCGGGCTCGTGGGCGCGCTCCTCGCGAACGTCGGGTTCGCGCTGCTCGGGCCGGCCGGCGAACAGGCGTCGGTCGCGTCCGTCCTCGGCACAGAACTGGGGATCGGCGGCGCGGGGCCGCCCGCGGTGACCCTCGGGATCGCCGCCCTGGTCGCGGTCGCCGTGTACGCCGACCTCGGCCGCGACCGCGAGGGCGCCCAGCGCCGGTTCCTCTTGGCGATGGGCGGCCTCGTCGCGTTCTCGGCCGGCGGGTCGCAGGTGGGGCTCGCGATCGGCCCCCTCGTCCCGATCTTCAGCGAGGTCGGGGTCCCGCTGTGGGCGCTGCTCGTCGGCGGGGGCGCCGGGCTGCTGGCCGGGTCGTGGACGGGCGCGCCGCGGATGATCAAGGCGCTCGCGCAGGACTACGCCTCGATGGGGCCGCGGCGGTCGATCTCCGCGCTGATCCCGTCGTTCGCGATCGCGCAGACCGCCGTCGCGTTCGGGATCCCCGTCTCGTTCAACGAGATCATCGTCTCCGCGATCGTCGGCGCGGGCTACGCCGCGGGCGACGCGGGCGTCAGCCGGAAGAAGATGGGGTACACGGTCCTCGCGTGGATCGGGTCGCTCGTCGGCGCGTTCACGCTCGGATTCAGCCTCTACACGGCGGTCGACTTCGTCGTCTGA
- a CDS encoding TAXI family TRAP transporter solute-binding subunit produces MTDKQNRRQVLEAIGVAGVAALAGCSGGGDGGDGGDGSRLSWHAGGTGGTYFPLSNEIKTVVEENTDFSLNVQSTGASVENVGSLGDESADFALIQNDIAYFAKNGTGIDTFEGNAVENLQGVATLYPETITVVTLSDSGIESLSDLSGATINTGDLGSGTQVNANQILEAVGISDYNEQNAGFSQASEQLANGDIDAAFVVGGWPVGAIEELATTNDINIVPIQGDNRQAVKDAASWFADDTIPGGTYTGIDSDVETVAVQAMIATHAGVPADTVETVTGAIFDNVGELSIKTDFISADSAQDGMSIELHEGAAAYFDA; encoded by the coding sequence ATGACGGACAAACAGAACAGACGGCAGGTACTGGAAGCGATCGGTGTGGCCGGCGTCGCGGCGCTGGCCGGGTGTAGCGGCGGCGGCGACGGCGGCGACGGCGGTGACGGCTCCCGCCTGAGCTGGCACGCCGGAGGGACGGGAGGGACGTACTTTCCGCTCTCGAACGAGATCAAGACGGTCGTCGAGGAGAACACGGACTTCTCGCTGAACGTCCAGTCGACGGGCGCGAGCGTCGAGAACGTCGGTAGCCTCGGCGACGAGTCCGCCGACTTCGCGCTGATCCAGAACGACATCGCCTACTTCGCGAAGAACGGGACGGGCATCGACACGTTCGAGGGCAACGCCGTCGAGAACCTGCAGGGCGTCGCGACGCTGTACCCTGAGACGATCACGGTCGTCACCCTGTCGGACTCCGGTATCGAGTCGCTCTCCGACCTCAGCGGCGCGACGATCAACACGGGCGACCTCGGCTCCGGGACGCAGGTCAACGCGAACCAGATCCTCGAGGCCGTCGGCATCAGCGACTACAACGAGCAGAACGCCGGCTTCTCGCAGGCCTCCGAACAGCTCGCGAACGGGGACATCGACGCCGCGTTCGTCGTCGGCGGCTGGCCGGTCGGGGCCATCGAGGAACTCGCGACCACGAACGACATCAACATCGTCCCGATCCAGGGGGACAACCGCCAGGCCGTCAAGGACGCCGCCTCGTGGTTCGCCGACGACACGATCCCCGGCGGCACCTACACGGGCATCGACAGCGACGTCGAGACCGTCGCGGTCCAGGCGATGATAGCCACCCACGCCGGCGTCCCGGCCGATACCGTCGAGACCGTGACGGGCGCCATCTTCGACAACGTCGGCGAGCTGAGCATCAAGACCGACTTCATCTCCGCCGACAGCGCTCAGGACGGGATGTCCATCGAGCTGCACGAGGGCGCCGCGGCGTACTTCGACGCCTGA
- a CDS encoding archaemetzincin family Zn-dependent metalloprotease, whose amino-acid sequence MLVDIVPVGEVTPRVKREASAALRSVYDCDVTVHDDQAIPDSAFDADRDQYRAEDLIETVTRVGGGEKNIGITPEDLYYRRRNYVFGLAYLNGSGSVISTHRLRTSSDGGVSTKPAVDVFGDRVRKEVVHEIGHTLGLEHCDNSKCVMSFSPTVREVDVKEENLCGTCSRMVR is encoded by the coding sequence ATGCTCGTGGACATCGTCCCGGTCGGGGAGGTCACGCCCCGAGTGAAACGGGAGGCCTCCGCTGCGCTGCGTTCCGTGTACGACTGCGACGTGACGGTCCACGACGATCAGGCGATCCCGGACTCCGCGTTCGACGCCGACCGCGACCAGTACCGCGCCGAGGACCTCATCGAGACGGTCACCCGGGTCGGCGGCGGCGAGAAGAACATCGGCATCACGCCCGAGGACCTCTACTACCGGCGCCGGAACTACGTCTTCGGCCTCGCGTACCTCAACGGGAGCGGCTCCGTCATCTCCACCCACCGGCTCCGCACCTCCTCCGACGGCGGCGTCTCGACCAAGCCCGCAGTCGACGTCTTCGGCGACCGCGTCCGCAAGGAGGTCGTCCACGAGATCGGGCACACGCTCGGCCTGGAGCACTGCGACAACAGCAAGTGCGTGATGTCGTTTTCCCCCACCGTCCGCGAGGTCGACGTGAAAGAGGAGAACCTCTGTGGCACCTGTTCTCGGATGGTCCGCTGA
- a CDS encoding DUF7382 domain-containing protein has protein sequence MSDRTHDSRTANRRTFSTDTRAIEGLPVRLVIALVVGVASLSVMMGMIGDIDGLAATELDAQPQPEVTTPGEQSIDVAVVDPDGSRVADATVIVRGGSARIDGVVTAETNGEGIATVDVDPELGPNQADGTLTIDVKPPAEGDYVDERGNTEVLVVEE, from the coding sequence ATGTCCGATCGAACACACGACTCGCGCACCGCGAACCGCCGGACGTTCAGCACCGACACCCGCGCGATCGAGGGCCTCCCGGTCCGACTCGTCATCGCGCTCGTCGTCGGCGTCGCCAGCCTCAGCGTGATGATGGGGATGATCGGCGACATCGACGGGTTGGCCGCGACGGAGCTCGACGCGCAGCCGCAGCCGGAGGTGACCACGCCCGGGGAGCAGTCGATCGACGTCGCGGTCGTCGACCCGGACGGCTCCCGCGTCGCGGACGCGACGGTCATCGTCCGCGGCGGCTCCGCGCGGATCGACGGCGTCGTCACCGCGGAGACGAACGGCGAGGGGATCGCGACCGTCGACGTCGACCCCGAGTTGGGACCGAACCAGGCCGACGGGACGCTCACCATCGACGTCAAGCCGCCCGCAGAGGGCGACTACGTCGACGAGCGGGGGAACACCGAGGTGCTCGTCGTCGAGGAGTGA
- a CDS encoding TIGR01548 family HAD-type hydrolase — protein sequence MQVDAVVLDIDGVLVDVADSYRRAILESVDRVCGKPIDRDAVQAFKDAGGFNNDWELTDAAALFVLARREGLRMDVKEFTDRVRELGGGLDAAKEVVGDLPRVAQARVRDQWDRDALRETFQALYLGAELYRELEGGEPPVETDGYIHDEPTLVAPETIADLTDRFGVGVLTGRPAAEADIALDRVGLDVPEDRRFTMDDWEEGKPHPRALVELAERFDAERVAFAGDTLDDVRTARNADEADETRVYYGIGVLTGGLTGDAGREKFAGAGADAVVEDVNELVELLE from the coding sequence ATGCAGGTCGACGCAGTGGTCCTCGACATCGACGGGGTGTTGGTCGACGTGGCGGACTCCTACCGTCGGGCGATCCTCGAGTCGGTCGACCGGGTCTGCGGCAAGCCGATCGACCGGGACGCGGTCCAGGCGTTCAAGGACGCCGGCGGCTTCAACAACGACTGGGAGCTGACCGACGCGGCCGCGCTGTTCGTGTTGGCCCGCCGCGAGGGGCTCCGAATGGACGTCAAGGAGTTCACCGACCGCGTCCGCGAGCTCGGCGGCGGCCTCGACGCCGCCAAGGAGGTCGTCGGCGACCTCCCGCGGGTCGCGCAGGCCCGCGTCCGCGACCAGTGGGACCGGGACGCGCTCCGCGAGACGTTCCAGGCGCTGTACCTCGGCGCGGAGCTGTACCGCGAGCTGGAGGGCGGCGAGCCGCCGGTCGAGACGGACGGGTACATCCACGACGAGCCGACGCTCGTCGCCCCCGAGACGATCGCCGACCTCACCGACCGGTTCGGCGTCGGCGTCCTCACCGGTCGGCCGGCGGCGGAGGCCGACATCGCCCTGGACCGCGTCGGCCTCGACGTGCCCGAGGACCGGCGGTTCACGATGGACGACTGGGAGGAGGGGAAGCCGCACCCGCGGGCGCTCGTCGAGCTCGCCGAGCGGTTCGACGCCGAGCGCGTCGCGTTCGCGGGCGACACTCTCGACGACGTGCGGACCGCGCGCAACGCCGACGAGGCGGACGAGACGCGCGTGTACTACGGGATCGGCGTCCTCACCGGCGGGCTCACCGGCGACGCGGGGCGCGAGAAGTTCGCCGGCGCCGGCGCCGACGCCGTCGTCGAGGACGTGAACGAACTGGTGGAGCTGTTGGAGTGA